The Sorangiineae bacterium MSr11954 DNA segment TCTTTGAGGATGATGTCGCCGTGGCTTCCGTCGACGGAGCGGGCCCGAGCTCGGAGCAGCTCCTCCTCCGAGAGGGTCCCCTCCGTGAGTTGTTTCACGAACTCGTAATCGGCTTTCACGGGGCCTCGTCTATTTGTAGTGGCCGATCAAATACCCGCTGATGGCTTGCGTAAAGAGCATGCCCAGATCGGTCAAGGTGGCGTGGGCCTTCCCCAGCTCCAGCAACCCGATGCTCTCGAGAAACTGGAGCCTGCCCACGATGGCTTCGCTCGGCCGCTCGCCGAAGCGCTCCTCGAACATCGCAAACGAGACGCCGTCGAGCCGTGGAAGGTTGAAATGACGGAGACCGCGGCTAATCCATTCGCACTGGCGCCACTCCTGCTCGCGGCGGATGATGGTCGTCTCGTCCACACGCGTCGACGACGATGGTTGAAGATACATGGGGGTGTCGACGTTGCGAAACGTATAGTCACCGAGCTCCGATACCGACGACGGGCCGATGCCGAGCAAGTCCTCGCACTGGCTCCGGCCGCTGCGTGCTTGGCACATGCCATCATCGTTTCGCTTTCGGATCACTTGATCGAAGCTGATGGCTTCGTACGTGCCGTCCTTGGTCAGCTCGACCAAGAAGTAATTCAATGCCTCTTGGAGCTCGCTGAACTTGGTGCCAATGGACTCGCGGACTTGGTAGAGATAGATCGAATTGACATCGAGCTTCTTGACCTCGTCGACGTCGCGCACCAGGTCGCTCCACTCTTGCGCCTTTTGCCGATAGAGCAGGTCAACGGAGATATTGGGAAAATAGGTGCGCGCCAGCCCGATGAGCGCGCGCGTCTCGTCCTCCCGTTGGTACGTTCGCCGGTTTGCCTCGTTGACGAGATCATTGAACGACTGGATGCCCACGCTCAGGCGATTGACACCCGCGGCCTGGAAGATCCGGTACTTGTCCTCGTCCAGAATGCGGAACGATGGGAGCACCTCGATGGATACTTCGCGCCGGGTGGGGAAGCACTCCGCCAGGGTCTGCAGAATGGTTTCCAGATGTTGGTGGCTGAGCGCATTGGGGGTACCCCCGCCCAGCGCGATGGTCTGCAGACCGCCGAAATCGAGCCCGGACCGGGACCAGGCGCGGATCTCGCGAACCAGGGTCTCCACGAACGCCGAGTGCTCGTCGGCTTTTTCGGTGCCCGGGCGCACGATGGGGTAGTGGCAGTAAATGCAACGTGTCATGCAGTAGGGTACATGAAGGTAGATATGCCGTACTTTCGTGCCCGAGAGCTCGCCCAACAGGTTCTCGACGGCGCAAATCTTCGTATCGCGCGGCTGGGTGAAGAAGGGGTTCTGGAAGTCGATCTTCTTCGGCTGAACTGCGCCGACCTCGTTCAATCGTCGCTGCGCATCGGCGATCCTTTCGGCCGAAACCGGAAGGAGCCCAACGCGCGTGCGCCTTTGCGCCGGGGTGTCCACGTCGTGGTCGAAAATCGAAATATCGCCATTGGACAACATGCGAGCGATCTACACCACATTTCCGATGGGCGCCAGTTACGGTGCGGAGACTTTGTAATATAAATTTACCTAGCTGTAGCGCGCGCATTTGCGTTAGTCGTTTAAATTGAACGTAGTGTGGAATTCGCGATAGTGTCGTCGGCGCAACACCCGGCGCAGTGTTGTGATTGCGACACGAATTCGCGTGCTCTCTTTCACTCGGTGCGCCAATGGATACCATTGCCGTGGTGAACAAGAACGTTGCATATGGGGTTTTGGCGGCCTGCGGAGCGCAAACCTTGGTGGGCGCTTCGGCGGCCGTCTCCGTTCTCTTGGTGAATTACCCGGTGCTGGGCGGACAGGCCCTGCGTTATGCGGTTGCCACGTTGATATTTCTAATGATTGCGCGGGCGCAGGGCATCGTCTTGGTCAAGCTCGATCGCCGGGATGTGCTTCGGCTCATGCTTCTATCGGCGACGGGGCTCGTCGGCTTCAATGTCTGCATCTTGCTTGCCCTGCGCTACACGCAGCCAACGACATTGGGCACCGTCATCGGTTGCACACCCATCGTGCTCGCGCTCGCGACACCCTTGCTCGAGGGCCAGCGTCCGGGCCTTCGACTGGTGGGGGCCGCGGTTTTGGTGTCGCTCGGGGCCGCGATCGCGCAGGGGTTCGGCGGGGGCGATCCCATTGGTTTTCTTTTGGCGGCGGGTGCGCTGGCGGGCGGAGTGCTGTTCTCGCTTTTGGCGGTTCCTCTTCTCCCGAAGTTGGGCGCGCTCCGTTTGTCGATGTACGTATGCGGGGCGGCGGTGCCCATGTTGCTGCTGGCCGGGATTCTCGCGGACGGCTCCGGTGTCGTTCGTATGCCCACCGTCCAGGAGCTTCTGGCGCTGGCTTATCTGTCCCTTCTGCTGAGCGCCCTGGCCTTCTTGCTCTGGTACTCGGCCATCGTGCGGTTGGGGGCCGATCGGGCCGGGCTCTTCACGGGGCTCGTTCCCGTGGCTGCCGCGGGGGCTTCGATGGCGCTTGGCACGGGGCGTCCAAGCGGCGCGCAGTTGGTGGGCATGGCTCTCGTCGTGTTCGGGGTGCTGGTGGGTTTGGGCGCCAAGAGCGCGTCGCGACCGGAAGGGGCCCATGGCGACCTTCGACGCGCCGCGCGCGCTGGCCCGATGCGCTAACGTGCTCCTTGAACCACGGAGGTCACCTTGGAAGGCAATCGGACGATACCCTGGAACGTAGCCCACTGGCTCAATCGGCCGCCGAGCGTCGACATCGACGGGGACGATTTGATCGTATCGACGGCCGATCGCAGCGACTTTTGGAGGCGGACCAGCTACGGCTTCATTCACGACAATGGGCATGCGCTTCTCGCAGCGCTTCCGCTCGGTACGGCGATCGAGGTGACGTATGAAGCCGACTTCGAGGCGCTCTTCGATCAAGCGGGCATCATGGTTCGGGTCGACGAACGCACGTGGGTCAAAGCCGGCGTCGAGTTCTCCGATGGTGTTCCGCAGTTGGGAGCGGTCGCCACCCGTGAATTTTCCGATTGGTCCCTCGCCCCGGCGCCCGAATGGATTCGAAGGCCGATTACGGTGCGCGCCAGCCGCTCCGGCGACGCCCTGACCATCCGCGCCCACAAGGGCGACGGTCAATGGCAATTGGTCCGCGTGACCCCGCTCGCGCCCGACGTCGTCGCCAACGCTGGACCGTTCTGTTGCTCGCCCACGCGCCGGGGCCTCGTCGTTCGATTCACCCGCTTCGTGCGCGGCGCGGCCGACGCGAGCCTGCACGCCGAAGGGCCCGGCGTCTGACCATTCTGCTATGTTTTACGATGTCGAGCCGGTCCCCGCGCCATGCGACGCGAACGCCTGCAAGAGCGCTTCGTACGCCTCCATGGGCGGGAACTCCTCGAACGAATGCACCGCGCCCGTGACGGCCCACGGCAACTTCGTCTTCGTGAAGGTCTCCAGAAACGGTGCGAACCATGCGTGCTCATCGAGCATGGTCGGGCGCACGTTCACGATGTGCGGCAGCGCCGCCGGGCGCGTGAACATCCAGGTCATACAGTGCGCGCAGAAGAAATGGTGCGCGTCGGGCCCGTGGAGCCCGCCGATGACGGGATCGCCCTGGGTGACCTCGAAGGCGTCCGCCGGAAAGAGCGCCGTCAGCGAGAACGCGCTGGACGACATGCGCTGACAGCCATTGCAATGACACGCCGTCGTGATGAGCGGCGCCTTCGTAACGCGGATGCGGACCCGGTCACAGCGACAGCCGCCGAGCATGGGAAGGTTCATGCGCCGATTGTAGTCGCGCCCCCGCGAGACGCTATGCCCATTTCAACTGCGCGCGCGCGCGCCGCGGCGGGCCCCCATGGCGATCCTCGCGGCCAGCTCGCGCGAGTACGCGATGAACCCCGCGGGCTGCTCGATGGCATAGTCGAAGCCCGAGATGGCGACCGTGATGGCCAGCCACTCGAACGAATCGACGTCGGCCGAGTAGCGGCAGCGGTTCGGATCGAGCTCTTCGAGCGTGCCATCCTTGCCCCCGAGCCGGCTCGCGACCTCGGCGAGCGGCGCGTCGAATGTCACCACCGCGTGATGGCGGGGCACCAAGGTCTTCAGCTCTTCGTGGAGGAAGGTGGAGGCGTCCTTCGAGGGCAGCTCGCGGGGCGCGAAGGTCATCCCGGTATCTTCGAGATCCATCACGCGATCCACGCGAAACGTCCGCCAGTCGTGCCGATCGAGATCCCATCCGAGCAGGTACCAACGGCCTTTCGAGAGCACCTGCCGGTACGGCTCGACCCGGCGGATCGCCGGTTCGCGCTCGCGCGTGCGGTACGTAAGTCGGAGTCTCTGATGCTTGTGGCAAGCCGACGCGATCGTCTGCAGCACGTGCGCGTCGACCTGCGGCCACCTGCTCGGCGCGGCCTCCGTCGATGCGTGGAGGGCACGAACGCGGCGCTGCAGCCGCGCGGGCAGGACCTGTTCGAGCTTGCGCGACGCGTTGGCCGAGCTCTCCGCGATGCCGGCGATGGTCCCAGCCGACGCCAGCCGAAGGCCGATCGCGATGGCCACCGCCTCGTCGTCTTCGAGCAGCAGCGGCGGCATGGCCTTGCCGGCGGTTAGCCGATAATAGCCTTCGGGGCCGCGCGCCGTTTCGACGGGATAG contains these protein-coding regions:
- a CDS encoding radical SAM protein, with amino-acid sequence MLSNGDISIFDHDVDTPAQRRTRVGLLPVSAERIADAQRRLNEVGAVQPKKIDFQNPFFTQPRDTKICAVENLLGELSGTKVRHIYLHVPYCMTRCIYCHYPIVRPGTEKADEHSAFVETLVREIRAWSRSGLDFGGLQTIALGGGTPNALSHQHLETILQTLAECFPTRREVSIEVLPSFRILDEDKYRIFQAAGVNRLSVGIQSFNDLVNEANRRTYQREDETRALIGLARTYFPNISVDLLYRQKAQEWSDLVRDVDEVKKLDVNSIYLYQVRESIGTKFSELQEALNYFLVELTKDGTYEAISFDQVIRKRNDDGMCQARSGRSQCEDLLGIGPSSVSELGDYTFRNVDTPMYLQPSSSTRVDETTIIRREQEWRQCEWISRGLRHFNLPRLDGVSFAMFEERFGERPSEAIVGRLQFLESIGLLELGKAHATLTDLGMLFTQAISGYLIGHYK
- a CDS encoding GFA family protein gives rise to the protein MNLPMLGGCRCDRVRIRVTKAPLITTACHCNGCQRMSSSAFSLTALFPADAFEVTQGDPVIGGLHGPDAHHFFCAHCMTWMFTRPAALPHIVNVRPTMLDEHAWFAPFLETFTKTKLPWAVTGAVHSFEEFPPMEAYEALLQAFASHGAGTGSTS
- a CDS encoding YafY family transcriptional regulator gives rise to the protein MSDPSRRMLQLLSLLQSGRSWGGHDLAERLGVSARTLRRDMDRLKELGYPVETARGPEGYYRLTAGKAMPPLLLEDDEAVAIAIGLRLASAGTIAGIAESSANASRKLEQVLPARLQRRVRALHASTEAAPSRWPQVDAHVLQTIASACHKHQRLRLTYRTREREPAIRRVEPYRQVLSKGRWYLLGWDLDRHDWRTFRVDRVMDLEDTGMTFAPRELPSKDASTFLHEELKTLVPRHHAVVTFDAPLAEVASRLGGKDGTLEELDPNRCRYSADVDSFEWLAITVAISGFDYAIEQPAGFIAYSRELAARIAMGARRGARARS
- a CDS encoding DUF1349 domain-containing protein, encoding MEGNRTIPWNVAHWLNRPPSVDIDGDDLIVSTADRSDFWRRTSYGFIHDNGHALLAALPLGTAIEVTYEADFEALFDQAGIMVRVDERTWVKAGVEFSDGVPQLGAVATREFSDWSLAPAPEWIRRPITVRASRSGDALTIRAHKGDGQWQLVRVTPLAPDVVANAGPFCCSPTRRGLVVRFTRFVRGAADASLHAEGPGV
- a CDS encoding DMT family transporter, with protein sequence MDTIAVVNKNVAYGVLAACGAQTLVGASAAVSVLLVNYPVLGGQALRYAVATLIFLMIARAQGIVLVKLDRRDVLRLMLLSATGLVGFNVCILLALRYTQPTTLGTVIGCTPIVLALATPLLEGQRPGLRLVGAAVLVSLGAAIAQGFGGGDPIGFLLAAGALAGGVLFSLLAVPLLPKLGALRLSMYVCGAAVPMLLLAGILADGSGVVRMPTVQELLALAYLSLLLSALAFLLWYSAIVRLGADRAGLFTGLVPVAAAGASMALGTGRPSGAQLVGMALVVFGVLVGLGAKSASRPEGAHGDLRRAARAGPMR